In a genomic window of Chrysemys picta bellii isolate R12L10 chromosome 1, ASM1138683v2, whole genome shotgun sequence:
- the GABARAPL1 gene encoding gamma-aminobutyric acid receptor-associated protein-like 1: MKFQYKEDHPFEYRKKEGEKIRKKYPDRVPVIVEKAPKARVPDLDKRKYLVPSDLTVGQFYFLIRKRIHLRPEDALFFFVNNTIPPTSATMGQLYEDNHEEDYFLYVAYSDESVYGK; encoded by the exons ATGAAATTCCAGTACAAAGAAGATCATCCTTTTGAATACAGAAAAAAAGAAGGGGAGAAAATCAGAAAGAAATATCCAGACAGGGTCCCT GTTATTGTGGAGAAGGCACCCAAAGCAAGAGTACCTGACCTGGACAAGAGGAAGTACCTTGTGCCTTCTGACCTCACAG TTGGCCAGTTCTACTTCTTAATCCGAAAGCGGATCCACTTGAGGCCGGAGGATGCCCTATTCTTCTTTGTCAATAACACCATCCCTCCCACCAGTGCTACTATGGGTCAGCTGTATGAG gatAACCATGAGGAGGACTATTTTCTCTATGTGGCCTACAGCGATGAGAGTGTCTACGGCAAGTGA